ACCATTTTGCAGGGTTCGTAATTTATTACCAGTTGATATTGAAACACTGCCAACTGCTCTAACTAAACCATCAATAAATAGGTAATCAATGTTTAATAGATTTCTTACTAAAGATTGTCCAGGACGCATTAAAGTTGCCTCGTTGAAATCATCCTGGAATAAATCTCGTCGAGCTGCTTTAGTTAACATCGAAACTTTTTCTGGAGCCTTATCTAATTGATCACCACGATATTTGAGTACTGCAATTGAGATGCCAATTGCTACAACCGCTAATGTCATTAGCGAGACAACAATTGGTGGTAGTAACTCTTTATGATGTTCCTTTAATGGATTAACAACTGGTTCTAGCCAATGAACTAATGATTCTCCTCGAGACAAAAGGTAACCAGAGCCCACTGATCCCACAGAGAGTAATCCGATTGGTATCAACATCAGGGCTGGGCTTTCATGAGGCTCATCTTTATGGCCCCATCTTTCATTTCCGAAGAAAGTTAAAATCACAACACGAGTCATATAGAAAGCGGTGATCATTGCACCCAAAAGAGTGGCTAGTCCCAAAGCTAAACCTTTAATACCACCTTCATTAAATGCGGTTTCAATGATTTTATCTTTTGAATAAAAGCCTGCGAATGGTGGAACTCCGATGATGGCCAAATATCCCAAACCAAAAGTTAATGCTGTTATCGGCATAAACTTTCCAATACCGCCATATTTGCGCATGTTCACTTCATCCTTCATGCCATGCATAACCGATCCGGCACCTAAAAACATACTTGCCTTGAAGAAACCGTGAGTTAATAAATGCATGATTGCAAATGCATATCCAATTGGGCCTAACCCAGTTGCTAAAATCATGTAACCAATTTGAGACATCGTAGAAGCTGCTAATGCTTTTTTAATATCATCTTTTGCTGTACCAATAATTGCGCCGAATAGAAGTGTTATTCCACCAATGATTAAAACCATTAGTTGTGCAACAGGAGCTTCATCAAATACAAAATTAGATCTAGTAATCAAATAAACGCCAGCAGTTACCATCGTTGCAGCGTGGATCAAAGCTGAAACTGGAGTTGGGCCTGCCATTGCATCTCCTAGCCAAGATTGCAATGGGAATTGTGCTGATTTTCCGCAAGCAGCAAGCAAAAGCATTAAGCCAATAGCAGTTAACTGCGTAGAGGATGCTTGATCAACATTTTCCTTCATTCCAGCGAATGAAACATCACCAAAGGTTGCAAAGGCAATCATTATTGCAAGTGATAGTCCAACATCGCCAACTCGATTCGCAACAAAAGCTTTTTTCGCCGCGGTTGCATAAGCTGGTTTTTGATTCCAGAATCCGATTAACAAATAGGAAGCTAATCCCACGCCTTCCCATCCAACATACAAATTCAAATAAGAATCACCTAAAACTAGAAGCAGCATTGACGCAATAAACAAATTCAAATATGCAAAAAATCTGCGTCGATCAAGATCATGTGACATATAAGCAATTGAATAAACGTGAATCAGCGTGCCAACACCTGTAATCAAAAGAACAAAGCAAATTGATAATTGGTCTAAAAGAAGTGAGGCATCGACATTAAAGGAGCCGACCGATATCCAGGTAAATAATTTTTGAGTTACTGCTCTGCTTTCCTCTGGCCGACCTTGCATTGCGAAAAACTCAACTACTCCGATTGTGAAGGTTGAGGCAGAAACAATGGTGCCCATGATGTGGCCCCATGAATTAGCCCGTTTTCCAGCTA
The Candidatus Nanopelagicus limnes DNA segment above includes these coding regions:
- the nuoL gene encoding NADH-quinone oxidoreductase subunit L, which translates into the protein MQTSENLLWLIALPLFSSAILLLAGKRANSWGHIMGTIVSASTFTIGVVEFFAMQGRPEESRAVTQKLFTWISVGSFNVDASLLLDQLSICFVLLITGVGTLIHVYSIAYMSHDLDRRRFFAYLNLFIASMLLLVLGDSYLNLYVGWEGVGLASYLLIGFWNQKPAYATAAKKAFVANRVGDVGLSLAIMIAFATFGDVSFAGMKENVDQASSTQLTAIGLMLLLAACGKSAQFPLQSWLGDAMAGPTPVSALIHAATMVTAGVYLITRSNFVFDEAPVAQLMVLIIGGITLLFGAIIGTAKDDIKKALAASTMSQIGYMILATGLGPIGYAFAIMHLLTHGFFKASMFLGAGSVMHGMKDEVNMRKYGGIGKFMPITALTFGLGYLAIIGVPPFAGFYSKDKIIETAFNEGGIKGLALGLATLLGAMITAFYMTRVVILTFFGNERWGHKDEPHESPALMLIPIGLLSVGSVGSGYLLSRGESLVHWLEPVVNPLKEHHKELLPPIVVSLMTLAVVAIGISIAVLKYRGDQLDKAPEKVSMLTKAARRDLFQDDFNEATLMRPGQSLVRNLLNIDYLFIDGLVRAVGSVSISTGNKLRTLQNGYVRSYALLMVIGALALIATIWAVTA